Proteins from a genomic interval of Flammeovirgaceae bacterium SG7u.111:
- the hemG gene encoding protoporphyrinogen oxidase, producing the protein MIAIIGAGISGLSVAYQLHELGIPYQVFEAASEPGGYIKSFKNGDYLLEAGPNTLLADEEVDQLVDKCGAGASKLMPEDVSKKRFVFKKGKYQKLPAGPAFLFSGYFSWKSKMAVFRERKKPAGNIENESVGDFFERRFSKEIVDYAVNPFMAGIYAGDPYQLLVEKTFPSLSQFEKEYGSVIKGFMKGSKGKKSTGRKNSYSFTSGMAEIPKGMAKGLSIKYNCPVQTVAKREDKFVLTTVDGEFEADQLVVSSSSAAAGKFLKKSFPEASKAFGDVYYSPMCVLHSSFKKADVGFDLNGFGGLHPKVENLFTAGSLWSSSLFPNRCPEDETLLTTFIGGSQYVDNTKLSEAQIIEKATEELGRLYDIKGEAQMQHLTRWEKAIPQYDKNIVAAWEEAEKLETEGIYVCANWKDGVSVADCMKKGVTLANDLVKAD; encoded by the coding sequence ATGATTGCAATTATTGGCGCAGGGATTTCGGGCTTATCGGTTGCTTACCAACTTCACGAATTAGGTATTCCTTATCAAGTATTTGAAGCGGCAAGCGAACCTGGTGGATACATCAAATCATTCAAAAATGGTGACTACTTGCTAGAAGCAGGGCCTAATACCTTGTTGGCAGATGAGGAAGTGGATCAGTTGGTCGACAAATGTGGGGCAGGGGCTTCCAAGCTGATGCCCGAAGATGTGAGTAAAAAACGGTTTGTATTCAAAAAAGGGAAATATCAAAAACTGCCCGCAGGACCCGCATTTTTGTTTAGCGGATATTTTAGTTGGAAATCCAAAATGGCAGTGTTCAGAGAGCGGAAAAAACCTGCTGGAAATATAGAAAACGAATCGGTTGGGGATTTTTTTGAGAGAAGGTTTTCCAAAGAGATAGTAGATTATGCCGTGAACCCCTTTATGGCCGGTATTTATGCAGGCGATCCGTACCAGCTTTTGGTTGAGAAGACTTTTCCATCCTTGTCCCAATTCGAAAAAGAATATGGCTCGGTGATAAAAGGCTTTATGAAGGGCAGTAAAGGCAAGAAGAGCACGGGAAGGAAAAATTCCTACAGTTTTACCAGTGGTATGGCTGAAATCCCCAAGGGAATGGCAAAGGGCTTGAGTATAAAATATAATTGCCCTGTTCAGACGGTAGCCAAACGGGAGGATAAGTTTGTTTTGACTACTGTAGATGGAGAGTTTGAGGCCGATCAGTTGGTAGTTTCCAGTTCTTCAGCTGCGGCAGGGAAATTTCTAAAAAAATCATTCCCCGAGGCTTCCAAAGCCTTTGGAGATGTTTATTATTCGCCTATGTGTGTATTGCATAGCTCTTTTAAAAAAGCAGATGTTGGGTTTGACCTCAACGGGTTTGGAGGATTGCACCCCAAGGTGGAAAACCTGTTTACAGCAGGAAGCCTGTGGAGTAGTTCCTTGTTCCCCAATCGCTGTCCCGAGGATGAAACGTTGCTTACCACGTTCATAGGCGGCTCGCAGTATGTGGATAATACCAAGCTCAGCGAAGCGCAGATTATTGAGAAAGCTACCGAAGAGCTGGGCAGGCTGTATGATATAAAAGGCGAAGCGCAAATGCAGCACCTTACCCGTTGGGAAAAAGCCATTCCACAGTACGACAAAAACATTGTGGCGGCTTGGGAAGAAGCCGAAAAGCTTGAGACTGAAGGTATTTATGTTTGTGCCAATTGGAAAGATGGTGTTTCTGTGGCCGACTGTATGAAGAAGGGAGTTACATTGGCAAATGACCTGGTGAAAGCTGATTGA